A genomic region of Arvicola amphibius chromosome X, mArvAmp1.2, whole genome shotgun sequence contains the following coding sequences:
- the Slc25a53 gene encoding solute carrier family 25 member 53, producing the protein MEEQNSSAGKELQHRTRAEVPGKKSWHSQAYTLGAISNFLSTFLTFPIYKVVFRQQIHAMAVSEAMRQLWHEGPQYFYRGIYPPLLSKTLQGTLLFGTYDSLLGFLSPVGPHSLGQRWTAGLMSGVVEAVALSPFERVQNVLQDARKQACFPSTFSILKEFNSYGLWGRLSLGYYRGFWPVLVRNSLGSALYFSFKDPIQDGLARQGLPHWVPALVSGGVNGTITCLVLYPLIVLVANMQSHIGWQRMPSLWASAQDVWDTRGRKILLIYRGGSLIILRSSVTWGLTTAIHDFLQRKAHTKKEMKD; encoded by the coding sequence ATGGAGGAGCAGAACAGCTCTGCTGGGAAGGAGCTTCAGCACAGGACACGAGCAGAAGTTCCAGGAAAGAAAAGCTGGCACTCACAGGCCTACACCCTGGGGGCCATTTCCAACTTCCTGTCTACTTTTCTGACCTTTCCTATCTATAAGGTTGTGTTCCGGCAGCAGATCCATGCTATGGCCGTGTCAGAGGCCATGAGACAGCTTTGGCATGAAGGCCCTCAGTACTTCTACCGGGGTATCTACCCGCCTCTTCTCTCCAAGACCCTGCAAGGGACTCTGTTGTTTGGCACTTATGATAGTCTGCTGGGCTTTCTCTCCCCTGTTGGGCCACACTCCCTTGGACAGCGCTGGACGGCAGGGCTCATGTCCGGTGTGGTAGAAGCTGTGGCACTCAGCCCCTTTGAAAGAGTACAAAACGTGCTTCAGGATGCTCGCAAGCAAGCTTGTTTCCCTAGCACCTTCAGTATCCTCAAGGAATTCAATTCTTATGGGCTTTGGGGGCGGCTGTCACTGGGCTATTATCGCGGTTTCTGGCCAGTTCTTGTCAGAAACAGCTTGGGAAGTGCTCTCTATTTCTCCTTCAAGGATCCTATCCAGGATGGCTTAGCAAGGCAAGGCCTGCCCCATTGGGTTCCTGCTTTGGTGTCTGGTGGTGTCAATGGGACGATCACCTGCCTGGTTCTGTATCCTCTGATTGTGCTGGTTGCCAATATGCAGTCTCATATTGGCTGGCAGAGAATGCCAAGCCTGTGGGCCTCTGCTCAAGATGTGTGGGACACTAGAGGTCGAAAAATACTCCTGATTTATAGAGGGGGGTCTCTAATCATTCTCAGGTCCAGTGTGACATGGGGCCTCACTACTGCTATCCATGACTTCTTGCAGAGAAAGGCTCACAccaagaaagagatgaaagactGA